In Bacteroidota bacterium, the sequence TTAAGCGACTCCGTCTCCCTCACATCGCTCCACCCCGCCGATGCCGCATCTGACCAAGGACGACTTCTACTTCTGGAACCAGGGCAGCCACACTCGCGCCTACGAGAAGCTCGGCGCGCACCCGCAACGTGGAGGCACCTGGTTCGCCGTCTGGGCGCCCAACGCCGACTATGTCGCCGTCGTCGGGTCGTTCAACGGCTGGAGCACGTCCGAAAACCCGCTGAAGAAGACCGACGCCGGGCTCTGGGAAGGCTTCGTGCGCGGCGCGAAGCCAGGCGACGCCTACAAGTATCACATCGGCAACCGCGGCGCGACGTTCGAGAAGACCGACCCCTACGCCTTCGCGCTCGAAGCGCCCGACCCCGACGGGCACCCCATCCGCGGCCTCTCGTCGATCGTCACCGAGATCGACGGCTATGCCTGGCAGGATGCCGACTGGATGGCCAACCGCAAGGGCCCAGAGACGCTCGGCAAGCCCCTCTCGATCTACGAGGTGCACCTCGGCTCGTGGATGCACAAGCAGCACTCGCAGTCGATGTCGTACCGCGAGATCGCCGAGCCGCTCGCCGACCACGTCGAGAAGCTCGGCTTCACGCACGTCGAGCTGATGCCGGTGCAGGAGCACCCGTACTACGGCTCGTGGGGCTACCAGGTCGTCGGCTACTTCGCGCCGACGCACCGCTACGGCTCGCCGGAGGACTTCATGTACTTCGTCGACACGATGCACCGGCGCGGCATCGGCGTGCTGCTCGACTGGGTGCCCGCGCACTTCGCCACGGACCCGCAAGGCCTCGGCTACTTCGACGGGAGCCCGCTCTACGAGTACGAGGACCCCATCATGCGCATCCACCCGGACTGGGGCACCTACGTCTTCGACTACCACAAGCCCGGCGTCAAGAACTTCCTCGTCTCCAACGCCTGCTTCTGGTTCGACAAATACCACATCGACGGCCTCCGCTTCGACGCCGTGGCGAGCATGCTCTACCGCGACTACTCGCGCGGCAACCGCTGGACGCCCAACATGTTCGGCGGGCGCGAGAACCTCGAAGCCATCGACACGCTCAAGCAGATCAACGAGACGGTCTACGCGGAATTCCCGACGGCGATCATGGTCGCGGAGGAGTCGACGGCGTGGCCGGGCGTCTCGCGCCCCACGTTCGAGGGCGGCCTCGGCTTCCTCTACAAGTGGAACATGGGCTGGATGCACGACACGCTGACGTACGCGTCCAAAGACCCGGTCTACCGGCAGTACGACCACCACAACCTCACCTTCCCGTTCGTCTACGCGTTCAGCGAGCGCTATGCCCTTCCGCTCTCGCACGACGAGGTGGTCCACGGCAAGGGCTCCATCTGGGGCAAGATGCCCGGCGACCCCTGGCAGAAGGCGGCCAACATGCGGCTGCTCTACGGGCACATGGTCGGCCACCCCGGCAAGAAGCTGCTCTTCATGGGCCAGGAGTGGGGCCAGCGGGGCGAGTGGAGCCACGACAACCCGCTCAGCTGGGAGCAGGCCGACGAGCCGCTCCACGCGGGCGTCCAGCGCTGGACCGAGGACCTCTTCCACCTCTACCGCGAGCACCCCGCCCTCTGGAACGACGACGGCTCGGGCTTCTACGGCATCGTCACGGACGACAACGCCAACAGCGTCCTCGCCTACACCCGCACGAGCGCGGTCGAGAGCGTTGCTGACGGGGAAGACGCCGAGGAGCCCAAGCGGCTGCTCTTCGTGTTCAACTTCACGCCCGTCCCGCGCGAGAACTACCGCGTCGGCATCCCGCTCGCCGGCCGCTGGCGCGAGGTCATCAACTCCGACTCCGAACAGTACGGCGGCAGCAACCTTGGCAACGCGGGCGGCGTCGAGGCCGTCCCGATCCCGTCCCACGGCCTGCCCAACTCGCTCGTGCTCACGCTCCCGCCCCTCGGCGTGACCGTGTTCGAGTGGGAAGGCTAGCGGAGATGGGTCCTTTTCGATTGACGATGTTCGATTGATCGAAGATGGCACCTTCCAGCTTGACCAGACCCACGTCTCCTAAATCAAAAATCGAACACCCTACATCGCACATGGCAAACATGGCCCAATACTCTGCGCCCCCCGCGCTCACCATCGACACGGACAGCCACTACACGGCGACCATCGAGACGAACAAAGGCACCATCGTCCTTGAGCTCTACCCCGAGTACGCGCCGCTGACCGTCAACAACTTCGTCTTCCTCGCGGGCGAGGGCTTCTACGACGGCGTCGTGTTCCACCGCGTGATCTCGAACTTCATGGTCCAGGGCGGCGACCCGACCGGCACGGGACGCGGCGGCCCTGGCTATCGGTTCAGGGACGAGTTCGACGGCAACCCACTGCGTCACGAAGCCAAGGTGATCTCGATGGCGAACGCTGGCCCCGGCACCAACGGCAGCCAGTTCTTCATCACCCACAAGCCCCAGCCGCACCTCGACAACCGGCACACGGTCTTCGGCAAGGTGATCGAAGGCGCGGAGGTCGTCGACGCGATCCGCCAGGGCGACGTGATGGAGAAGGTCACGGCTGAGAAGGCGGCGTAAGCCTCTCGCCCCTGCCTCCAGTCTTACCCTGTCTGCAGTCTTGCTCTGTCTCGGACTCGACCCCGGGCCCTGCCGCTGCGAAGGCGTGCAGGGCCTCTTTCGTGCCCGCATCGGCGGGGAAGTAGAGTTCCAGCTTGAAGTCCTCCAGCATCGCGTCGCGCGGGGTGCTGAAGTGCGACAGCGTGGAGAAGAGCGAGAGGCGTAGGTCGCCGTAGCGGTAGATCGTCGGCGTGACCGGGCCGAGGCCCGCCTCCCCCAGCTCCACCGAGTGCCTGGCCTGCTGCGCAAGGTGGGCGGCGGCGCGGTCGAGGTCGGGGACGCCGCCCTGCGCCGCGCTCTCGTTCCACAGCTGGTGCGCGGCCTGGTGGGCGACCTGCGGCCAGTTCTCGACGCGCTCCGGCATCATCTCGGACACCATCAGGTCGAGCAGGCTGTCGCCCACCCCGACGCCGAGGTGCGCGTAGAGCGCCTCGGCAGGGGCGTTCAGGCGCACGACGGTCCAGAGCCGGTCGAGCGCGAGCGCTGGATAGGGCGCGTGCCGGTGGAGCATGTACGCCACCGCAGCGCGGATGGGCGCCATCTCGTCGGCGTCCCACGGGTAGCCCGAGTAGCGTGCCGCGAACCCGGCATAGCTCAGCAGCTGGTTGCGCGCGCCGAGCGGCAGCGCGAGGGCCTCGCCGAGGCGCTCAACCATCTCGCGACTAGGCTGCGCACGCCCCGTCTCCAAAAACGACAGGTGGCGCGCGGACACGCCCGCCTCGCCCGCGAGGTGGAGTTGGCTGTACCGACGCGTTTTGCGCCACGTTTGCAGGAAGGAGCCGAAGGGAGTCATGGCGAGAACATAGCGCGGCACGGTAAGGGCAGCTATTACCTCCGAGGTAATTGATCGGCGCCGAGCGCCCAGCTAAACTGGGCCTATCGACGTACCTCTACCCACGAACGTTTTCGGTCCTATGACGCCTACGCCCATTCCCGCTCCAATCTCTTCCGGGCAGCGCACGCTCCTCGTCGTCGTAACAGCGGCCTTCACTGTGCTCACGATCCTCGCAGTCATCGGCCACGGCTATGCAGGCATCTTGACCTACCAGTTTGCGACGTGGGCTGGCGTCCAGGTGCTCGTCGACCTCGTGATCGCGTGCGCGCTCTTTCTGGTGTGGCTGTGGCACGACGCCAAGGCGCTCGGCCGCAACCCGTGGCCGTGGATCGCGATCACGCTCTTTCTCGGCTCGTTCGGACCGTTGCTCTACCTCGTCACTCGTAAGACGACAGCGTGACGCATCGCGTTCACCGCAGCAGGTCGAGGACGCGCGGGTAAAACGTCGCGCGTTCGTAGGATGGCATCTCGCCCTCGACCGTGTAGGTCTGCCCGTTGAGCGTGAGGTCGATCTCGACCGTGACCGGGGTCTCCTTGAAGTAGAGCAGGGCAGGCACGCCGAGCGACGTCGCGCTGTACCGATCGTCGCCCTGCATCCAGAAGCCGTCCTCGTAGTCCCGGAGGAGTTCCGTGCGTGGGCCGTTGCCAAAGCGATACGCGAACGAGTGGATCGTGACGAACTCGATGTGCGGGTTGCGCCCCGCCGTGCGCCCGGCTTCGCGGATGAACACCTGGAAAAAGACGCTGTCCGCGGAGACGCGCCGCGTGTAGACGAAGGGGATGTCGACCTCCTCGCGAGGAAACCAGGCCGGGTAGGTAGAGATCTTCAGTTCACTCTTCTCATTGAGGGCGTGAACGAAGGTCTCATACCCACGCTTCTCCAGCTGACCGATGCCGCCGGACACGAGCCACGCGACGACGAGCAGCACGCCCAGGCCGACGCCCAAGGCGCGCTTGATGCGAGTTCGAGACCGGTTCTCTGGATCGTGCATGGCGCGCGGTGTTGGTTCGCGGCACGCCTTCCAACAACCATACCCGACCTAAGCAACCAAGTCGCTACGGCGTGTAGCCCAGCGTCTCGAACAGCTCGGGCGATGCCTTGAGATAGCGCTCTTTGCTCGTCTCGGTGAACCAAGCCTCGGACACGAAGCGGTTGTTCTGCAGCCGCGCGTCCTGCCAGCCTAGATCGGCGGCAATCGGATAGTTGGACCAGTCCGCGTTGATGAAGCTGATCGCCTTCACATTCTTCCGGTAGGTCAGCGAGAAGAAGCGCACGAACCAGTCGTCCCAGGCGTCGACGCTACGGATGCCGTGCACGGGGCTCGTCTCGGCGATCATGACGGGCTTCTTGTGCGTCCGCGCGAACTCGAACACGGCGTCGGCCTCAGCATTGAGACGGCTCGCGTAGAGGTGGCCGAAGAGCGAGATGCCGACCCAGTCCACGTACTCGTCGCCCGGATACCACGCCGAGAGGGGATGCCCCTCGTAGGTCGGCGACCCGTAGGAGTGCCACACGAACGCCACGTTGTCGACGCCCTCGGCGCGTGTGAGGTCGACAAATCGGCGGTAGGCGGCGACGTACTCGTCGGGGTCGAGTTCGTTGTGGATGCCGTCGAACTCGTAGCCAATGCGCAGATAGATGGGTCGCCCGACCGATTTCGCCCACGCGCTGAACGCGCGAATCACGGAGTCGAACTCGCCCTGCGCGGTCCGGTAGGCGACGTCCCACGTGCCGACCATCCAGAGCGCGCTCTGGAGCACCGTGTCCGGGAAGCGGTCCGCGAGGGCCTGGTGGTGGTGGATGTCGCCGTGCTCGTTGACCATCGGCGCGGCGAGGCCCTCCACGCTCGGGATGCCCCAGTAGGCCGCCCATCCGGCCGGTGGCGGCGCGTCCGGAAAGCTCGCCGTGAACGCGTCCGCAGCCTGGAGCGTCTGTCCCATGATGAGCAGCGTCTGCCCCGGCGGCGGAACGAATCTCGTCTGCTCGAACGCGTAGGCGAAGCGATCGTCCGCCGTCGTGTCGATCTGCGCGACCATAGCGGCGACATCCGGCTCGGGCTGCGGGTCGGGCAGCACCGACGTGAGGACCGTCGGCGTGGTCGAGTCGCACCCTGCCGCCAGCGCGACAGCGAACAACAGGATCTGGGCAACAAAGCGCGTTCGTCTCATGGAACTTCGGTAACCGATACGAAGGATGGCACGCCGGACTGACCCCGTCGGGACGACCGTGTCTGCGGCGTTCTGCAGTCACGCATCGACGTACTCGGCGTTCCAAGCTCTCGCCTTCCACGGCCGCCGTTTGGGAATGGGGATCGTTCCGACCACACACGATGGAACGAACGGACCATCCACTTTGCCGACGGCACCCTGGAACCAGCGACCTCTAGCCAGCCTGCAGCGTCAGCACGACGCCGACCGGGTCGCGGACCAGGGCAACGCTGGCCCCGGCGGGCTCCCGCATGACCTCGCCCCCGTGCGCCACGACCCGCCGCAAGCTCTCAGTGAGGTCGTCGACGGGGAGATGCAGCAGCCACGCTGCCGAGACGCTGCCGTCTTCAGCGTGGCGCTGCCGGACGTGCGCGACGGTGGCCCCGTTGCTAGCCTGCATCTCGAACCGAGCGTCGGGAAGGCTACCGTTCTGTGTCTCCACGGCTTTTGCCGTCCACCCTACCACCTGCCGATAGAAGTCCCGACTCGCCCGTACATCGGACACGGCCAGGGTAAGCCCGGCGATGCGGCCCTGGCGTCCTTGCTGTTCGGCAGCATCCGAGTCGCCTGGCACGGCGGGGACCACACCGAAGGCCGCCCCTTCGGGATCGACCAGCGCGGCCCACTGGCTCTGTCCCTCCTCGGTCTTGCCATGCATCAGCTCGGTGCCACCCAAAGCAAGTGCGTGGGCGACGCTGACGGCTACGTCCGCGACTTGGATGTGTGGCATCCATTGCAACGGCACAGCGGCGAGCTCGGGCGTACGCTCGCCGAGACCGATAATTGGCGTGCCGAGGTTATTCGTCAGGTTGTCGCGCCACAGTGGGGCGTCTCCCGTTGTGAGGATGGCGACGTAGAACGCGCGTTCGCGCTCGTGCTCGGGCACCGCGATGTCGGCGCTGAGCACACCGCCGGCGCCATGGACCTGGGAGATTTGCATCATGGAAGGCTCTTGCGTGTCAGTCGGCGCTGCGGTCTCCCCTCGCCAGTCCCCATGGCCGGGCGATGCTCCGTGAGGGCGACCGCGATGCTAGCTCACCCATCGCCATCGGGTGCGGGGATCGGTTCGGGGCGGTGGTCGAAACTTAGCACGTGGCTGATCTTCCACGTGCCGTCGTCCTGGCGCTGCCACAGGTGAACGAACTTAGCGACGGTGCGCGTCGCCGCGCCGCGCTCGGTGAAGCGGTGGACGCCTCGCTGGACGGCCCCGTAGTCCTGCATCGGGTAGACCTCCAGACTGCCAGCGATGAGTTCGCGCGTGACCCCATTCTCGCGGGGGCACGACGACGTGAGCCGGCGGAAATCGTCCCGCACCTCGTCCCCGTATGAGGCCCCGGTCAGGTCGTGGTAGAACTCGATGTCGTCCGTGAAGAGCCTCATGATCGCCTCGGCGTCGCAGGAGACGAACGAAGCGTCGAAGATGAGGCTATCCAACCGCGCCAACTCGTCATAGAGCGGTCCCGACGTGCCAACATCGGCCTCCGGGGCGGGCGACGGCTGCGCCTGGACAGGTATGCCCCACAGCAGCACGAGTGCCATGCACCAGGGCAGGAGCCGGGCCGTTTTGGTTGAACGAGACGAGGACGGGTCGAAGTACCACATAGGCGGGAGAGCAAGAGGGCAGGGAAGCGACCGCGTTGACGGCGCGACCCCTGCTGGGTTGCAGGGCCGCCGTGTCTAATCGTTTGCTCCGCGCGGCGGGATATCCCCAGAACCGGGGATGGGGCGACGCGCCTCGTCGCTCTAGCTTGCTCGCGTCCCCCCACCTATGTCCCCTTCCTCGTTCATGCCACGCCCCCTCCTCCTGGCACTTGCTCTCGTCGCCAGCTCCGCCACCGCCCAGATCGCCCCACCCAACGAGGTCCGCACGCTTGCCATCCCGCTCGTCGTTCAGACGGGGTCCGTGGACTACGGCTCCGACGTGACAGCCAGCGGCGCGTCGTCGATCGTGCCCGGCTTCTCGGTGGACCGGCTGGACCGGAGTGGCCCGCGCATGCTCTACCGGCGCTTCGACATCTCAGGCGGCGCGGCGTTTGTCGCCTGCTACGCGCTCTCTTGCTCGGGGCTGACCGAGGAGATCAACGGGGTCGAGTCCGACAACGACGGCTGGGTCTATCTCGAAGGTCTGCTGATCCCGCTCGCCGAGGGCGGGGTGCTCTTCCCGACGCCTGTCGGCAGCCTTGGCGGGGGCGTCACCCTCGGCTCGGCGGGCGTAGCGGGCGGCACCGACACCTTCGCCTACGGCCTGGCCGGCGTGCAGGGCGCCTACGGGGCACAGCTCGGCCCCGTGACGCTCCTCTCGCTCGCGACCTACGGCGTAGGCTACAGCTACGGCAGCGGCGAGGGCGGGCTGACCGGGCGGGTCATCAAGCTCCGCACCGACGCCTACATCCCGATCGGGCGCTTCATGGGCATCGGGACGCTCACGATCGCGCGGGTCACGGACACACTGGGCACGGACGACAGCGCGGACGACCTCGGCGCCACCTTCGTCACGTTCGGCGCCGGCATCGGGTTCTAGCGCTCACGGCGCGCGGTA encodes:
- a CDS encoding peptidylprolyl isomerase, with the protein product MAQYSAPPALTIDTDSHYTATIETNKGTIVLELYPEYAPLTVNNFVFLAGEGFYDGVVFHRVISNFMVQGGDPTGTGRGGPGYRFRDEFDGNPLRHEAKVISMANAGPGTNGSQFFITHKPQPHLDNRHTVFGKVIEGAEVVDAIRQGDVMEKVTAEKAA
- a CDS encoding helix-turn-helix domain-containing protein, whose amino-acid sequence is MTPFGSFLQTWRKTRRYSQLHLAGEAGVSARHLSFLETGRAQPSREMVERLGEALALPLGARNQLLSYAGFAARYSGYPWDADEMAPIRAAVAYMLHRHAPYPALALDRLWTVVRLNAPAEALYAHLGVGVGDSLLDLMVSEMMPERVENWPQVAHQAAHQLWNESAAQGGVPDLDRAAAHLAQQARHSVELGEAGLGPVTPTIYRYGDLRLSLFSTLSHFSTPRDAMLEDFKLELYFPADAGTKEALHAFAAAGPGVESETEQDCRQGKTGGRGERLTPPSQP
- a CDS encoding DUF2834 domain-containing protein encodes the protein MTPTPIPAPISSGQRTLLVVVTAAFTVLTILAVIGHGYAGILTYQFATWAGVQVLVDLVIACALFLVWLWHDAKALGRNPWPWIAITLFLGSFGPLLYLVTRKTTA
- a CDS encoding glycosyl hydrolase; its protein translation is MRRTRFVAQILLFAVALAAGCDSTTPTVLTSVLPDPQPEPDVAAMVAQIDTTADDRFAYAFEQTRFVPPPGQTLLIMGQTLQAADAFTASFPDAPPPAGWAAYWGIPSVEGLAAPMVNEHGDIHHHQALADRFPDTVLQSALWMVGTWDVAYRTAQGEFDSVIRAFSAWAKSVGRPIYLRIGYEFDGIHNELDPDEYVAAYRRFVDLTRAEGVDNVAFVWHSYGSPTYEGHPLSAWYPGDEYVDWVGISLFGHLYASRLNAEADAVFEFARTHKKPVMIAETSPVHGIRSVDAWDDWFVRFFSLTYRKNVKAISFINADWSNYPIAADLGWQDARLQNNRFVSEAWFTETSKERYLKASPELFETLGYTP
- a CDS encoding nuclear transport factor 2 family protein; the protein is MALVLLWGIPVQAQPSPAPEADVGTSGPLYDELARLDSLIFDASFVSCDAEAIMRLFTDDIEFYHDLTGASYGDEVRDDFRRLTSSCPRENGVTRELIAGSLEVYPMQDYGAVQRGVHRFTERGAATRTVAKFVHLWQRQDDGTWKISHVLSFDHRPEPIPAPDGDG
- a CDS encoding VOC family protein, with protein sequence MMQISQVHGAGGVLSADIAVPEHERERAFYVAILTTGDAPLWRDNLTNNLGTPIIGLGERTPELAAVPLQWMPHIQVADVAVSVAHALALGGTELMHGKTEEGQSQWAALVDPEGAAFGVVPAVPGDSDAAEQQGRQGRIAGLTLAVSDVRASRDFYRQVVGWTAKAVETQNGSLPDARFEMQASNGATVAHVRQRHAEDGSVSAAWLLHLPVDDLTESLRRVVAHGGEVMREPAGASVALVRDPVGVVLTLQAG
- the glgB gene encoding 1,4-alpha-glucan branching protein GlgB encodes the protein MPHLTKDDFYFWNQGSHTRAYEKLGAHPQRGGTWFAVWAPNADYVAVVGSFNGWSTSENPLKKTDAGLWEGFVRGAKPGDAYKYHIGNRGATFEKTDPYAFALEAPDPDGHPIRGLSSIVTEIDGYAWQDADWMANRKGPETLGKPLSIYEVHLGSWMHKQHSQSMSYREIAEPLADHVEKLGFTHVELMPVQEHPYYGSWGYQVVGYFAPTHRYGSPEDFMYFVDTMHRRGIGVLLDWVPAHFATDPQGLGYFDGSPLYEYEDPIMRIHPDWGTYVFDYHKPGVKNFLVSNACFWFDKYHIDGLRFDAVASMLYRDYSRGNRWTPNMFGGRENLEAIDTLKQINETVYAEFPTAIMVAEESTAWPGVSRPTFEGGLGFLYKWNMGWMHDTLTYASKDPVYRQYDHHNLTFPFVYAFSERYALPLSHDEVVHGKGSIWGKMPGDPWQKAANMRLLYGHMVGHPGKKLLFMGQEWGQRGEWSHDNPLSWEQADEPLHAGVQRWTEDLFHLYREHPALWNDDGSGFYGIVTDDNANSVLAYTRTSAVESVADGEDAEEPKRLLFVFNFTPVPRENYRVGIPLAGRWREVINSDSEQYGGSNLGNAGGVEAVPIPSHGLPNSLVLTLPPLGVTVFEWEG